A stretch of Geotrypetes seraphini chromosome 2, aGeoSer1.1, whole genome shotgun sequence DNA encodes these proteins:
- the LOC117355582 gene encoding uncharacterized protein LOC117355582: protein MLHSVPWSTMHKCSLQSQQLKPATVYILLLLLVSLTFSSVQSRPLNRQIDNRTEEEEASALASDRKEAGRSHTAQCREKECQVVWANDEKEAESADPHWLKRRSAGGREKAETKLKTSFSADDIIRCHRGDTISDHKSIGELLPSWDPAQSPEIDPFWYVGRGVRPIGRFGKRQSKNISSMHHGVISLELILNALREQEALDVD from the exons ATGTTGCATTCCGTGCCTTGGTCGACAATGCATAAATGCTCACTACAGTCTCAGCAGCTAAAGCCAGCGACTGTCTACAtactgctactgctgctggtaTCCCTCACCTTCTCTTCTGTGCAGAGCAGACCACTTAACCGCCAGATTGACAACAGAA CTGAAGAAGAGGAGGCTTCTGCACTGGCCAGTGATAGGAAAGAGGCAGGAAGGAGCCATACTGCCCAGTGCAGGGAGAAGGAATGTCAGGTGGTGTGGGCCAATGATGAAAAAGAGGCAGAGTCAGCAGACCCGCACTGGCTGAAGAGGAggtcagcgggagggagggaaaaggcaGAAACAAAACTGAAGACATCATTctctgctgatgacatcatccgaTGCCACCGAGGAGACACCATCAGTGACCACAAGAGCATAGGAGAGCTGCTGCCAAGCTGGGACCCAGCTCAAA GTCCAGAAATTGACCCCTTCTGGTATGTGGGCCGTGGTGTACGCCCTATTGGCCGGTTCGGAAAAAGGCAGTCAAAGAATATCAGCAGTATGCATCATGGAGTCATCAGCCTAGAACTGATCCTAAATGCTTTGCGGGAGCAGGAGGCATTAGATGTGGACTGA